In Lolium rigidum isolate FL_2022 chromosome 3, APGP_CSIRO_Lrig_0.1, whole genome shotgun sequence, the genomic window cagctcacaagatccgacaatgaagcacatgaggagaagacgaccatctagctactgctatgggcccatagtccaggggtgaactactcactcatcactccggaggcgaccatggcggtgaagagtcctccgggagatgattcccctctccggcagggtgccggaggcgatctcctgaatccctcgaaatgggattggcggcggcgtctctggaaggttttccgtatcgtggctctcggtactgggggtttcgcgacgaagactatatgtaggcggaagggcaacgcggggggccacacgagggccccacacaccagggccgcgcggccaaggcctgggccgcgccgccctgttgtggcggcgcctcgtggccccacttcctttccccctcggtcttctggaagcttcgtggcaaaataggaccctgggcgttgatttcgtccaattccgagaatatttccttactaggatttctgaaaccaaaaacagcagaaaatagcaactggctcttcgtcatctcgttaataggttagtgccggaaaatgcataaatatgacataaagtatgcataaaacatgtagatatcatcaataatgtggcatggaacataagaaattatcgatatgtcggagacgtatcagcatccccaagcttagttcttgctcgtcccgagcaggtaaacgataacaaagataatttctggagtgacatgccatcataaccttgatcatactattgtaagcatatgtaatgaatgcagcgatcaaaacaatggtaatgacatgagtaaacaaatgaatcataaagcaaagacttttcatgaatagtacttcaagacaagcatcaataagtcttgcataagagttaactcataaagcaataaatcaaagtaaaggtattgaagcaacacaaaggaagattaagtttcagcggttgctttcaacttataacatgtatatctcatggatattgtcaatgtaaagtaatataacaagtgcaatatgcaagtatgtaggaatcaatgcacagttcacacaagtgtttgcttcttgaggtagagagaaataggtgaactgactcaacataaaagtaaaagaaaggcccttcgcagaggaagcattgattgctatatttgtgctactgactttggttttgaaaacaagaaacaattttgtcaacggtagtaataaagcatatgtatcatgtaaattatatcttacaagttgcaagcctcatgcatagtatactaatagtgcccgcaccttgtcctaattagcttggattaccgggattatcgcaatacacatgttttaaccaagtgtcacaaaggggtacctctatgccgcatgtacaaaggtctaaggagaaagctcgcatttggatttctcgcttttgattattctcaacttagacatccataccgggacaacatagacaacagataatggactcctctttaatgcataggcatgtagcaacaattaatgttctcatatgagattgaggatatatgtccaaaactgaaacttccaccatgattcatggctttagttagcggcccaatgttcttctctaacaatatgcatgctctaaccaataaatgagtggtaaatatcccttacttcagacaagacgaacatgcatagcaactcacatgatattcaacaaagagtagttgatggcatccccaggaacatggttatcgcacaacaagcaacttaataagagataaagtgcataagtacatattcaataccacaatagtttttaagctatttgtcccatgagctatatattgcaaaggtaaagaatggaaattttaaaggtagcactcaagcaatttactttggaatggcggagaaataccatgtagtaggtaggtatggtggacacaaatggcatagtggttggctcaaggattttggatgcatgagaagtattccctctcgatacaaggtttaggctagcaaggttatttgaaacaaacacaaggatgaaccggtgcagaaaaactcacataaaagacatattgtaaacattataagactctacaccgtcttccttgttgttcaaactcaatactagaaattatctagactttagagagaccaaatatgcaaaccaaattttagcaagctctatgtatttcttcattaataggtgcaaagtatatgatgcaagagcttaaacatgagcacaacaattgccaagtatcaaattattcaagacattttagaattactacatgtagcatttcccgattccaaccatataacaatttaacgaagaagattcaacctgcgccatgaatactatgagtaaagcctaaggacatatttgtccatatgcaacagcggagcgtgtctctctcccacacaatgaatgctaggatccattttattcaaacaaaaacaaacacaaaaacaaaccgacgctccaagcaaagcacataagatgtgatggaataaaaatatagtttcaggggaggaacctgataatgttgtcgatgaagaaggagatgccttgggcatccccaagcttagacgcttgagtcttcttagaatatgcaggggtgaaccaccggggcatccccaagcttagagctttcactctccttgatcatattgtatcatctccctctcttgatccttgaaaacttcctccacaccaaactcgaaacaactcattagagggttagtgcataataaaaattcacatattcagatgtgacacaatcattcttaacacttctgtacattgcataaagctactggatattaatggaacaaagaaattcatccatcatagcaaaagaggcaatgcgaaataaaaggcagaatctgtcaaaacagaacagtccgtaaagatggattttattgaggcaccagacttgctcaaatgaaaatgcccaaattgaatgaaagttgcgtacatatctgaggatcacgcacgtaaattggcataattttctgagctacctacagagaggcaggtcgaaattcgtgacagacaaagaaatctgtttctgcgcgagtaatccaaatctagtatgaaccttactatcaacgactttacttggcacaacaatgcacaaaactaagataaggagaggttgctacagtagtaaacaacttccaagactcaaataaaaaataaaagtacttgtagtaaaaacatgggttgtctcccataagcgcttttctttaacgcctttcggctaggcgcagaaagtgtatatcaagtgttatcaagagatgatgcattgacagcggggtttggagttttctcaaccatgcatagtattttggatacataggtttcagcggctcccttttcattagtcttgggcttgctactctcatcaaacaaattttcgggaacaagccaagcataattatcatctagagcttcatgcatcgctaggagcttacatggtattggtgctttaatctccccaccatcattaacactattggtgtacttaattctatccatatccattttttcaagtgttcttttaaaatcagtgatcctaccaagcctctcatgcttactaaaaacttttctagcttctctagctatatccgcaaattctcgcactaagactttagaacaaaatctctcttctctccccactccatatcagaaagtgtaagaaacatgtgttgtatcatggagttgagactaataaatctagcttccatcatgcgtaccaaacaaacagaggcatcttcataagtagggacagcttttgcaaggggtatatctttaagatcttcatgcatactaacatgggcgaaaaattcttctatattatctcttccaattatagacccttgtcccacaggtatatcttttacagtaaaattaaaaggaaacatgttgaaataagtaaagcgaatgcaagtaactaatttttttgtgtttttgatataaagtgcaagacagtaaataaagtaaagctagcaactaatttttttgtgttttgatataagtgcagcaaacaataaagtaaataaaataaagcaagacaaaaacaaagtaaagagattggattgtggagactccccttgcagcgtgtcttgatctccccggcaacggcgccagaaaaaatgcttgatgcgcgtacagcacgcgtccgttgggaaccccaagaggaaggtgtgatgcgtacagcggcaagttttccctcgaaagaaaccaaggtttatcgaaccaggaggagccaagaagcacgttgaaggttgatggcggcgggatgtagtgcggcgcaacaccgaggattccggcgccaacgtggaacctgcacaacacaaccaaagtactttgccccagcgaaacagtgaggttgtcaatctcaccggcttgctgtaacaaaggattagatgtatagtgtggatgatgattgtttgcagaaaacagtaaaacaagtattgcagtagaatggaccggggtccacagttcactagaggtgtctctcccataagataaatagcatgttgggtgaacaaattacagtcgggcaattgacaaatagagagggcatgaccatgcacatacatgatatgatgagtattgtgagatttaattgggcattacgacaaagtacatagaccgctatccagcatgcatctatgcctaaaaagtccaccttcgggttatcatccgaaccccttccgagtattaagttgcaaacaacggacaattgcattaagtatggtgcgtaatgtaatcaataactacatcctcggacatagcatcaatgttttatccctagtggcaacgagcacatccacaaccttagaactttcgtcacttcgtcccagatttaatggaggcatcaacccactatcgagcataagtactccctcttggagttaagagtaaaaacttggccagagcctctactaataacggagagcatgcaagatcataaaaaacacataggtaatagatgtataatcaacataacatagtattctctatccatcggatcccgacaaacacaacatatagaattacagatagataatcttgatcatgttaggcagctcacaagatccgaaatgaagcacatgaggagaagacgaccatctagctactgctatggacccatagtccaggggtgaactactcactcatcactccggaggcgaccatggcggtgaagagtcctccgggagatgattcccctctccggcagggtgccggaggcgatctcctgaatcccccgagatgggattgtcggcagcggcgtctctggaaggttttccgtatcgtggctctcggtactcggggtttcgcgacgaagactatatgtaggcggaagggcaacgcggggggccacacgagggccccacacactagggccgcgcggccaaggcctgggccacgccgccctgttgtggcggcgcctcgtggccccacttcctttccccctcggtcttctggaagcttcgtggcaaaataggaccctgggcgttgatttcgtccaattctgagaatatttcctttgtaggatttctgaaaccaaaaacagcagaaaacaacaactggttcttcggcatctcgttaataggttagtgccggaaaatgcataaatatgacataaagtatgcataaaacatgtagatatcatcaataatgtggcatggaacataagaaattatcgatacgtcggagacgtatcaaccacccgCGACGCTCATGTCTGCACGATCGCTGACGTTTGGACCTCTCCCGTCACTATTTTTTCGGGCCGAGCAGCCCAAATCGTCATCTGTGACGCGAAAACGTCCTATCAtcatagaaaaagacaatcgCTAACGGATTTCCAAACCGTCAGTATCATACCGTCattgaagacccatatgttactagtgagGGCTTGCGCGGCCGCTGTCTCGACATTCCCGCGCGCGGTCAGCCTTGAGGCAGCGCTGCTGCTGTTCGCGCGCATGTCTCGCCATTGGCGGAGGAGTGGTCGAGCACGAGGCAGGTGCGGCCGCGCACCTTGTTGGTGCAGTCGCGGACGCGATGGCTGGGGTCGAGGCAGCGGACAGAGCTCCGAGCTCACCGGGGAGTTGCTACGGCGGCGAGGGCTTGGTGCGGAGCGAGGTGGGGGGTAGCGTTGTTGGTGCCTGTGATGTGGCCGCTGGTAACCCTCGGCGGCGCGGTTAACACGGTGGACCTCGGAGCGAGTGCCGATGCGCGTGGAGGCCGGGATCCACTCTCTCGCCGGCGACCTGCTCGCAGGCGCGGCCCTACGGCCGGCCGCAGGGGCAGGcatagcggcggcgggaggcgggtgGGGGTGGCGGCGACGTCGCGGTAGGTGCGGCCAGTGGAGCTACCCTCGGAGCAGTCGTCAGCGGATTCCAGCCACCGCGGGTTGCCGCGGGCGGCGGACGCGTCGAAGCTGGAGGGGGGTGCCatgggaggggagggggagggctGGGGAAGGGTTGCCGGCGGCGGAAGCAACGGCCGCGGGCTGGTGGTGGTGGGCCAAGCTAggtgcgggagcgggagcgggtcTCCATCCGTCGTCGTGTTCCCAAGAATTGAAGAGGTCACGCACATATCTAGTTACATGGAGAAAAGGAGCAAACATCCAACAAGAAAAATAACAAGGTTCCAAGAGCTCATCACTCAACAGTATTGGTTAACACTTTGCTCTGCTACTGCTATAGAGTATTTGTGAAAAGATGTTGACATAACGGTGAACCCAAATTTTACAACTAATCGATGCCACATCCTATACGCTGCTAGTTTGATAGCCATTGATCTGCTCAATCCGGTCAGTTGGTGGCGCCACTCTTTTGCACAATTAGTTGTCTCCTGATAAAGAAAACTAATATGAAGACCAGAAAGTTTCTAGTTCAAAATCTAGTAAAATATTCATCTTATTTCCAGATTGTTCGCGTTGTCCATCTAAATAAACATgataaaatttaaaaacatattctAAGAGAACATCAAGCGAATAACTGTCAGTAGCCAGTGGATATTGACACAATGGACAAGTATAACTTTTTGAGAGAATTTTTTATTTGACACTACTTAAAAATTTGATTCCCTATTTGACACTGCAAAAGTTTTTCTTCCCTATATGACACCATACCAAATTTTCTTCCCTTATATGACAACGCTGTTAGTTCCGTTAGCATCTTCTGTCAAATTTTCTTTTCTGCGCCCAAACCACCAGGTCGATATCACCTAGAGCATCTTCTGACAAGTATATTGAGTTCTAGAGACTATTCACGGTGCCTATAGAAATATCACCTGCTGATGGCACATGCCACGAATTTGTAAGCTAAGGGAGTGTTTGGTTCTAGAATGAGATGAAATGTGATGGATCCATTCCACACCTAGATGTCATTCCTGTGTTTTATAGAGAAAGAATGGAACCAATCACGACCGGACCCTCTCCCTCATCTCTCCAAATGATGGCTAGCAGGCGTGGCGAGAACCAGCCGAGACGGCATCGGTTAGCAGGAGCGGGCGGCCGTAATCGGGCATCGCGGCGGGCAAGGAAGCAGATGCGGCGGTGGCAGGAATCAAGCGTAGTGGAGGGAAGGAAGCATACGCGTTAGTTCGACGGAATCAGACGCGGCGGCAGGCAAGGAAGCAGGTCCGACGGCGGCAACAGGCACGGAAGCAAACACGACGGCGGCGGGAACCATGCAGCCCGTGTCTGTACACTTTGATTTTGACCATGCGCATTTCGAGCTTCCGTCTATCCGCTCTGGTTTGTTCTCTCTCCAGTTCGATTTTGCAAGATGGGAAGAGTACGTGTTGCCCTTCCTCTGACTGGCCCCTGCATCAGGTTTAGTTTAGGCTTAAATCGATGGAATATATGATGACACATTCTGTTGTACGAAAATGGAACCATTCTTCTGCAATTTTTTGTCCCAACCAAACATGAGGATGGAATCATTCCGTTACTTTCCACTTCGTTttaaaaccaaacacaccctaagacgCCGATGCTCTTACAAGAAGACAGGGGACGGTGCAGGTGCCCCAGAATGCATCGCATCGTTCTTCACTGAGCTCCACAACAGGACAACGCCAAAACCTACGATCGCAAGGGTACCTGTTGCCATGAAAATTAGCAGGTTGAGTGCGTACGCGCTTGCGACAGGATACTGCTGCCTTATATGTCTATTGCTCCTTCCTTTTAGGACAGTGCGCTGCATAACCATCCGAAGTATGCGCGGCGACCTTTGAGGCACTAtactgataataatgtagaatacCATCGTGAAGCCAACGTATAAGATCATCCACGAGGAGCTTTCGAAGACTCCGTTCGTGAAAGTCACGGCAGATAGAGCCGCATAGAAGGCCACTAGCATGCTCATCAGCGACGCCCATAGGCACTGCAGCGCCACCACGAAGCTCGTCCACGACCCGGCGGAGCGTGACGCCTTCCCAAAGACGAGCAGGACCACCGCGATCACGGATGTCATCAGGGCAAAGGTGTCAAGCAACACGAAGAATATGAAGAGGCCATTATCTCGTAGAACGGCCATGCCTTTAAAGTTGTCCCCTTGCTCGTATGACCCGGGCACATTGTTGGCGGCAGTGAAGGCCACGGTGGCTATGAGGACAGCGACTACCGCGAGGCTGTCCCACGTCTTCTCCATCACTTTTCCTGGGTGGTGATTGCTCCATTTCTCCACATGGTCCCGCCTCTGAGGGCGAGATCGCTGCTCGAATACAGCCAATGTCACCACCAGACCCAGCTGCAAGGCACTCAAACAAACTTTTAGTTCAATGTTCATAGGAAAAATCGAAATAACTAATATTGGGTTTTGTCGAATTAATATGCACTGGAACCGCATACAGTGTGTGTTGTGTTATACTTATACACTTATACTCCTTACTACTTACCATTGAAAAGAAACTGGTAGATCTCACGGCGAGATCGAACGGAGTGTGTCCCTCGTTGTTCATGATGTCGGCTCCCAATTCGCTGTGCCACAACAGGGCCTCCGCGACGCCGGAAGAGCATGCGGCCACCGCGAGATGGAGCGCCGTATTGCCGTTCACGTCCTGCGCGTTCAGCAGGCCGCGCAGCGCTGGTTTCTTGATGGCAATCGACATGACATTGGAGTGGCCTCGCCTGGCCGCGGCGTGCAGGAAGGTTCTGCCAAGGTTGTCTCGGAGTTCAGCTGCGTCGGGACACGCCTCCATCAGCGCCTCGACGAGGCGTGCGTGGCCCATCCTTGCCGCGACGTGGAGAGCGGAGAGGCCACCCGAGTCCCGCATGCGCATCGCGCACGGCGCAGCGCGCCGGATTGCATTTACGACGGAGTGGTCGCCGTCAGACGAAGCGAAATGGAGCGGAGTGCTGCCACTGCCATCTGCTTCGCTCGCCAGCGATGGATTCCAGTCCAGTAGCAGCCTAACCATTTCTAACAATGTTCAGATGGTAATGTCAGTCATGTATTGGCAAATCTGCAAGCACTTTCAGAGTCCACGGATCGAGGAGGCTGACCTGAACCCTCGAAGACGGCAGCGTGCAGAGCATTCTGTGAACTCGGGCCGGCAGACGACGCGTCCCTGCACCTGGTTATAGCTCTGACAGCGGGTACCGACCTGCTCATCACCGCCAAGTACAACGGTGATACGCCGGCATTGTTAACCTCTGATGCCAGCTCCGGCGCCACAAATACTATAACCTCAACCGCTGCGGCATGGCCGAGCCTCGCCGCCAGATGCAGCGTTGTGTCCCCAGCCTCGTTCTTGCACCCCATGATGTTCTCATGATCACCGGTGCCCCACGCGAGCTGGACGAGGAGAGACACGGCTCTCTCATGCCCCGCTCTCGCCGCGCAGTGCAGCGGCGTGTCCAGAGCCGAATTC contains:
- the LOC124694731 gene encoding ankyrin repeat-containing protein At5g02620-like — translated: MNLHSIQLSSGLGSAAATQPSDDGMMSSKLYLAVLEGRKEEAMALLPQSGAAAAHRVAAIQKVSPERNNVLHLAAGQGHHELIQELYASFGDKSLLSAQNSALDTPLHCAARAGHERAVSLLVQLAWGTGDHENIMGCKNEAGDTTLHLAARLGHAAAVEVIVFVAPELASEVNNAGVSPLYLAVMSRSVPAVRAITRCRDASSAGPSSQNALHAAVFEGSEMVRLLLDWNPSLASEADGSGSTPLHFASSDGDHSVVNAIRRAAPCAMRMRDSGGLSALHVAARMGHARLVEALMEACPDAAELRDNLGRTFLHAAARRGHSNVMSIAIKKPALRGLLNAQDVNGNTALHLAVAACSSGVAEALLWHSELGADIMNNEGHTPFDLAVRSTSFFSMLGLVVTLAVFEQRSRPQRRDHVEKWSNHHPGKVMEKTWDSLAVVAVLIATVAFTAANNVPGSYEQGDNFKGMAVLRDNGLFIFFVLLDTFALMTSVIAVVLLVFGKASRSAGSWTSFVVALQCLWASLMSMLVAFYAALSAVTFTNGVFESSSWMILYVGFTMVFYIIISIVPQRSPRILRMVMQRTVLKGRSNRHIRQQYPVASAYALNLLIFMATGASQRKGNTYSSHLAKSNWRENKPERIDGSSKCAWSKSKCTDTGCMVPAAVVFASVPVAAVGPASLPAAASDSVELTHMCVTSSILGNTTTDGDPLPLPHLAWPTTTSPRPLLPPPATLPQPSPSPPMAPPSSFDASAARGNPRWLESADDCSEGSSTGRTYRDVAATPTRLPPPLCLPLRPAVGPRLRAGRRRESGSRPPRASALAPRSTVLTAPPRVTSGHITGTNNATPHLAPHQALAAVATPR